A region from the Triticum urartu cultivar G1812 chromosome 1, Tu2.1, whole genome shotgun sequence genome encodes:
- the LOC125507491 gene encoding uncharacterized protein LOC125507491, whose product MEGGGVPSAQDVWDWEVLPDEHRSFYAETRAASRAHDGGEVLADHETEEPILPPPSQVDADNVDECKDIGVDVDVVPAGARSTQEDEEPAAPELLVSDGDGEEKFQPCVDAKEVDDDGKQMAAAEAVESELPPHEFAAGEEEEGKKEEDGAPPECVVFSVGKLRVNAVGALCSFGVAAATVCVFLVGGRLQHQKQHQHHQQQKIQLQFLGDDKRIQQVVQQTSRLNQAMSSMMGAGASTRANISFGGFYDGF is encoded by the exons ATGGAGGGAGGAGGCGTTCCTTCCGCCCAGGACGTGTGggactgggaggtgctgcctgacGAGCACAGGAGCTTCTACGCCGAGACCAGGGCCGCATCCCGTGCCCACGACGGCGGCGAGGTTCTTGCCG ATCACGAAACCGAGGAACCGATCCTGCCTCCCCCGTCACAAGTCGACGCTGATAATGTTGACGAGTGCAAGGACATCGGCGTCGACGTCGACGTCGTGCCGGCCGGGGCCAGATCAACCCAAGAGGATGAGGAACCCGCGGCGCCGGAGCTGCTAGTCTCTGACGGCGACGGAGAGGAGAAGTTCCAGCCCTGTGTCGACGCCAAGGAGGTGGACGATGATGGCAAGCAGATGGCGGCGGCAGAGGCAGTGGAGTCAGAGCTTCCTCCTCACGAGTTCGccgcgggagaggaggaagagggcaAGAAGGAGGAGGACGGGGCGCCGCCGGAGTGCGTGGTGTTCAGCGTGGGGAAGCTGCGCGTGAACGCGGTCGGGGCGCTGTGCTCGTTCGGGGTCGCGGCGGCCACCGTCTGCGTTTTCCTCGTCGGCGGCAGGCTGCAGCACCAGAAGCAGCACCAGCACCACCAGCAGCAGAAGATCCAGCTGCAGTTCCTTGGCGATGATAAG AGAATTCAGCAGGTGGTGCAGCAGACATCGAGGCTGAACCAGGCTATGTCATCTATGATGGGGGCAGGCGCGTCCACAAGGGCCAACATATCGTTCGGTGGCTTCTACGACGGCTTCTGA
- the LOC125532831 gene encoding uncharacterized protein LOC125532831: protein MPQQRSAPPTTTRRSTSGPSGRPLFAFTDTFASFSHRGANAYVDFTLDEWKAMLPEGLPAGMMKEFQDTRRCAVMVRESFLDLRDNFRRIVDPAITAKRKETKRQIILDGPRSCGKSIALAMLVHWARTEGWLVFYVPQGKDWTHGGFFYRNTYSDLFDTPVQAGKVLQDFLKYNETRLQQLPCQIFESIPLGEGTGVGMMKGADTVEMPEGSTLYDLIQTGITHSHAAVGVVVRLRKELSHVKDVPVLFAIDQYNSWFTFTEYQEPVTVRSCRSIHAKELTTVNAYRSMLHNDMMVGAFSHSTAVGKLRQELPDVPSDARLLFPRYTVDEAETVCHYYMRQKIIRRESFSEEKWKKIYYLSNGNGSEMRWLAAFI from the exons ATGCCACAACAGCGCTCCGCGCCCCCCACTACGACCCGGCGGTCGACGTCGGGCCCGAGCGGTCGGCCGCTCTTCGCCTTCACCGACACCTTTGCGTCCTTCTCCCACCGCGGCGCCAATGCCTACGTCGATTTCAC TTTGGATGAATGGAAAGCCATGCTACCAGAGGGATTGCCAGCAGGGATGATGAAGGAGTTTCAAGACACGAGGCGGTGCGCTGTGATGGTGAGGGAAAGCTTCCTAGACCTGCGGGATAACTTCCGGAGAATTGTTGATCCGGCCATTACAGCCAAACGCAAAG AGACCAAAAGACAAATTATCTTGGATGGCCCTCGGAGTTGTGGTAAAAGCATTGCACTTGCGATGCTTGTGCACTGGGCCCGTACTGAGGGATGGCTGGTGTTCTATGTTCCCCAAGGGAAGGATTGGACTCATGGAGGATTTTTCTATAGAAATACCTACAGTGATCTTTTTGATACTCCTGTACAGGCTGGAAAGGTTTTGCAG GATTTTTTGAAATACAACGAAACTCGCTTACAGCAGTTACCATGTCAAATTTTTGAGTCTATTCCCCTGGGAGAAGGTACTGGTGTTGGAATGATGAAAGGGGCTGACACAGTGGAAATGCCAGAAGGGTCCACATTGTATGATCTCATTCAAACTGGGATAACCCACTCGCATGCTGCAGTTGGTGTTGTAGTTCGTTTAAGAAAGGAGCTATCACATGTTAAAGATGTGCCTGTACTGTTTGCCATTGATCAG TATAACAGTTGGTTTACATTCACCGAGTACCAGGAGCCTGTAACTGTTAGATCCTGTCGATCTATCCACGCGAAAGAGCTTACAACG GTCAATGCTTATAGGTCAATGCTTCACAATGATATGATGGTAGGAGCCTTCTCACATTCAACCGCAGTTGGCAAACTAAGACAGGAGCTCCCGGATGTTCCTTCTGATGCTCGTCTGCTTTTTCCACGGTACACCGTAGATGAAGCAGAGACTGTGTGCCACTATTATATGAG GCAAAAGATTATTCGACGTGAAAGTTTTTCAGAAGAGAAGTGGAAAAAGATATACTATTTGTCAAATGGAAATGGCTCAGAGATGAGGTGGCTTGCTGCGTTTATATGA